AAAATGGTTCATAACAGCTATTCGTAAAAGCTACTCACTATAGTTAAAAAGTGACTTAACCGTTTCAAGCGTATCATCAATAGTCTTAATGCTAGATGGACAGATGAAAATTGTGTCATCTCCGGCAATGGTACCTAAAATTCCTTCAGGCTTACCTATTGAGTCTAGCAAACGAGCGATTAACTGTGCAGCGCCCGGGCTGGTGCGAACCACTATCATAGCTTGGTTATGATCAACGTCTAACACTAAGTTTTTGACTGGGCTACCTGCAGTAGGCACACCTAACTCAGCAGGTAAACAATACACCATTTCTTGCTTGGCATTACGAGTACGAACAGCACCGAACTTGCTTAGCATACGCGAAACTTTTGATTGGTTGATATTGCCAAACCCTTCCGCCTGCAGCGCATTAACTATCTCACTTTGGCTTCCAAAGCGCTCTTCCTTTAGTATCGACTTAAACGTTCTAACGAGTTCATCCTGATTCTTGGTCGCTGGCATATTTTTTTCGTCTTATTAGTAATTTTTAAAATGAATACAATATATTCACAAAACGGGTTCATTTTGAATATATAAACAACACAAGTCAAGAAATAAGCTAAATTGGTGAATAAAAATTCACTTTACAGTGTAAGTGGGTAAATCAGTGATTATTTATATACATATCATAGAATAAGTTAATTGCTTTACTCCACTAAGGGATAATTGAAATTGTGTCGCTGATGCAGTAATGTGACGCCACAAGAAATATGATCTATGTCACAGACTGCGAATCATAAACTTAGAAGTCAAACACTAGAACGTTATTGGAGATAATTATGAAAGTAGCTGTACTTGGTGCTGCTGGCGGTATTGGCCAGGCCCTAGCTTTACTATTAAAAACTCAACTTCCAGCAGGCTCAAAGTTGTCTCTGTATGACATTGCTCCTGTTACTCCAGGTGTTGCTGTTGATTTAAGCCACATCCCAACAGACGTTGAAGTGGCTGGTTTTGCAGGTGAAGATCCAACTCCTGCACTAGTTGATGCTGATGTTGTTCTTATTTCAGCAGGTGTTGCACGTAAGCCTGGTATGGATCGTTCAGATCTTTTCAATATCAATGCTGGTATCGTACGTAACCTCATTGAAAAAGTAGCAGCAACTTGTCCTAAAGCCTTAATAGGTGTGATCACAAACCCAGTGAACACAACGGTTGCTATCGCTGCAGAAGTGCTTAAAAAAGCAGGTGTTTACGATAAGAATCGTTTATTCGGTGTGACTACACTGGATGTTATCCGCTCTGAAACTTTCATCGCAGATCTTAAAGGTCTAAACGTTGCTGACGTTAACATTAACGTTATTGGCGGCCACAGTGGTGTGACTATTCTTCCACTTCTTTCACAGGTTGAAGGCGTAAGCTTTACTGATGAAGAAGTTGCAGCACTGACTACACGCATTCAGAATGCTGGTACAGAAGTTGTTGAAGCTAAAGCGGGTGGCGGTAGTGCGACACTTTCAATGGGTCAAGCGGCATGCCGTTTCGGTCTATCTTTAGTACGCGGCCTACAAGGTGAAGCAAACGTTGTTGAATGTGCATACGTAGATGGCGGCAGCGAACATGCTGAATTCTTCGCACAGCCTGTAGTATTAGGTAAAAACGGCGTAGAAAAAGTATTAGCTTACGGTGAAGTAAGTGCTTTTGAAGCGAATGCTCGTGATGCAATGCTTGATACATTAAAAGGCGATATCAACCTAGGTGTTGAATTCGTTAAATAAACACTTGGTTTATTAACTTTAAAAGCGAAGCCTTGAGCTTCGCTTTTTTGTGCCTGCTATCTACTTGATCATCAAATTGCCAATTTACCAGTTAATCGTTTTTCCTTGCCAATCTAAAAATTCAGCTTTGCAATCAAAGACCAGTTGTTGATGAGTCTTCATTAATTGTTTAGCGACAAATCCTGCTGTGAATAATTTACCTTCAGGTACATTTGCTTGAAAAGGTTTAGATAGCTCGGTATCGGTAGTACCTGGATGAAAGGCAATGAGTTTGACGTTTTTGGCCCTGCGAGCATATTCAATCGCTGTGGTTTTAAGTAACATATTCAAGGCAGCTTTTGATGCGCGGTAGCTATACCACCCACCTAAATGGTTGTCACTAATACTGCCCACTCTGGCACTTAATACACTGATAACACAATTTTGTTTGCTATTAACCACAGTCGCTAACTGTTGCAACCACAGCATGGGTACTATGGCGTTTGAGTGAAACAAAGCCTGCATTGATTCAGGATTTATTTCTTCTAAGCGCTTTTCTGGGCTTATTGCGGTTTCATCTTCAGTATTTACAGAATGCAGTCTGCCATTGCAAATAAACACTTTGACCAAGTAGCCTTTGATTGATGATAAATTTTGGCAAACATTGGCAATGCTTTGCGCTGAATAATTACAAACCTTGTGTACGTGATTGATGTCATTGCCGTGGTTTCCGCTGAGGTTACTGTTCTCATTTTGGCTAATGGTTATGATCTGCTCTATATCAACATCCTCAATAAGTTCATCAACGATGGCATTGGCAATGCCGGAAGATGAACCAATGATTACGGCAGAATTGACGGGCTTTAGCACGAGATTATTCATACTTATTGTAATTACTCATAATTATTTTAGGTTACAACTGCCAGTTTCGCAGCGTTGTTGACCGGTTAATAAGTAAGATATTTTATACCGGTTTTTGGCAAAGCCACGATATGCCACATCGGCAAAGGGTTTAATACAAGGTAACCTCAGTAGTTGTATCCATTTATGTTTACCCGTTAATGCCCAAGCTTTGGCGGTAACGTCAAGGCCACGTAATATTTCACCTGTATTGGTTTCTGCGTGCAAAATAGAATTGGCAACTGCAAGATCGATATGAGGATACTTTTGCTCGAAGCCTTCTTGGTTTAAATCAGCAAGCTCAATTTTGTGTAGGCGGTCGTGCTTCTTAAGCTGCTGCATCTCATTGCTACACAATGGACAAGCGCTATCATAAAAAATACGTAACTCCATAGTACTGCCTCGACTTGTTTTGATTAGAAAGTATTACGCCGAATATCACAGAATGGATCTTTTATGTGTGCTTGCGCACCTATTCTGAGGTGTAATTGAGTGTTAGTATCAAACTAATTGCACACTTTTGATGGAACAAAATATGAAGAAACTCAGCCAGTTTACTTCTTTTTTATTGTTAACCTCCGCTGTTATTTCTAGCACCTTTATTAATATTGCCGTTGCCGAAGATGCCAACGAAGTCTCAAATACAGTGATCCCACGGCCAGTTAAAGTTATCCAAGTTGATGTTGGTACCGAATATCGTGAGCGTTTCTTACCCGGTGAAGTGAAAGCATCTGACAAAGCGGCATTATCTTTTAGAGTGGCTGGTGAGATTGCACAGATATTAGTGAGACCTGGAGACCCTGTTGAACCTGGCGATATTTTAGCTATTTTAGACAGTGATATATACCAGCAACAACTCGCAGTAGCGCAGGCACAGTATGAGTTGGCTAAAGTGTTATTTGAGCGAAATGAGTCACTGGTTGAACAGGGCGTGGTATCACGTAATGATTATGATCAAGCTAAAAGTGATTACACTATTGCACAAGCTGCATTAGACAAAGCCAAAACAGATGTCACTTACACTAAGCTCAGAGCGCCGTATCAAGGGGTGATATCTAAACGTAATAAGCGTGAATTTGAATTTGTACAAGCCCAAGAAGAAGTCATGGGCATTCGCACTGATTCTGCTGCAGATATTAGCTTCCAGTTACCTGAACAATTTATTGGTTTTCTGCAAAAATCGGATAAAAGTTTATCAGATATTGATAACATCGAAGTTAAATTTGATAGCCGCGATCAATGGTACCCAGCAAGGTTAAAAGAGTTAAATACTGTAGCTGACCCCACCACCAGTAGTTACACCATTATTCTGACATTACCTATGCCTAATGAGCTTAACGTTCTTCCAGGCATGTCCGCCCGGGTTAAAGTCAAACTCCCCGCTAGAACAGCTGATGCTCATCCTAAAATTCCTGCAGGTGCGGTAGTTAAAGAAAACCAGCAAGCCTATGTGTTTACTTGGTCACCTGCGGATAAACGGATCACCAAAGTACCAATCACACTGCAAGGCACAAGGATGATGACTGGTCTCAATGATGGCGACTGGCTAGTGGTGGCAGGGGCTTCAGAACTTGAAGATGGCCAAGCGGCTGTGAAATGGATTAAAGAGCGAGGCTTATAAGATGAAAGCGTTTCTGCATTGTAAATACAGCGCCATCGCAGCTGTCGGGCTTGGAATAGTTTCCTTGTCAGCTTGTGAGCGAACAATTGATATCGCTCCGACAAAAACCTTAGTAAAAACCTACACTTTACCCCATGCAAATAACGAAGTGATGCGTGAATTTAATGGAGTTGCAAGGGCGCAGGACTTAACTAATTTATCGTTTCGTGTCGAAGGTCGAATAGAGCGCATTCCTGCGACTAAAGGTAAAACCGTTAACAAAGGCGACTTATTAGCCGTACTTGAGAAACGCGACTACACCATTGCGTTAAGTGATCGCCAAGCGCGAATGGAAGTGAGCTTTAAGCAAGCGCAGCGTGGTAAGCAATTAGTT
This window of the Shewanella goraebulensis genome carries:
- the argR gene encoding transcriptional regulator ArgR codes for the protein MPATKNQDELVRTFKSILKEERFGSQSEIVNALQAEGFGNINQSKVSRMLSKFGAVRTRNAKQEMVYCLPAELGVPTAGSPVKNLVLDVDHNQAMIVVRTSPGAAQLIARLLDSIGKPEGILGTIAGDDTIFICPSSIKTIDDTLETVKSLFNYSE
- the mdh gene encoding malate dehydrogenase, which codes for MKVAVLGAAGGIGQALALLLKTQLPAGSKLSLYDIAPVTPGVAVDLSHIPTDVEVAGFAGEDPTPALVDADVVLISAGVARKPGMDRSDLFNINAGIVRNLIEKVAATCPKALIGVITNPVNTTVAIAAEVLKKAGVYDKNRLFGVTTLDVIRSETFIADLKGLNVADVNINVIGGHSGVTILPLLSQVEGVSFTDEEVAALTTRIQNAGTEVVEAKAGGGSATLSMGQAACRFGLSLVRGLQGEANVVECAYVDGGSEHAEFFAQPVVLGKNGVEKVLAYGEVSAFEANARDAMLDTLKGDINLGVEFVK
- a CDS encoding SDR family NAD(P)-dependent oxidoreductase, translating into MLKPVNSAVIIGSSSGIANAIVDELIEDVDIEQIITISQNENSNLSGNHGNDINHVHKVCNYSAQSIANVCQNLSSIKGYLVKVFICNGRLHSVNTEDETAISPEKRLEEINPESMQALFHSNAIVPMLWLQQLATVVNSKQNCVISVLSARVGSISDNHLGGWYSYRASKAALNMLLKTTAIEYARRAKNVKLIAFHPGTTDTELSKPFQANVPEGKLFTAGFVAKQLMKTHQQLVFDCKAEFLDWQGKTINW
- a CDS encoding thiol-disulfide oxidoreductase DCC family protein, with protein sequence MELRIFYDSACPLCSNEMQQLKKHDRLHKIELADLNQEGFEQKYPHIDLAVANSILHAETNTGEILRGLDVTAKAWALTGKHKWIQLLRLPCIKPFADVAYRGFAKNRYKISYLLTGQQRCETGSCNLK
- a CDS encoding efflux RND transporter periplasmic adaptor subunit, producing MKKLSQFTSFLLLTSAVISSTFINIAVAEDANEVSNTVIPRPVKVIQVDVGTEYRERFLPGEVKASDKAALSFRVAGEIAQILVRPGDPVEPGDILAILDSDIYQQQLAVAQAQYELAKVLFERNESLVEQGVVSRNDYDQAKSDYTIAQAALDKAKTDVTYTKLRAPYQGVISKRNKREFEFVQAQEEVMGIRTDSAADISFQLPEQFIGFLQKSDKSLSDIDNIEVKFDSRDQWYPARLKELNTVADPTTSSYTIILTLPMPNELNVLPGMSARVKVKLPARTADAHPKIPAGAVVKENQQAYVFTWSPADKRITKVPITLQGTRMMTGLNDGDWLVVAGASELEDGQAAVKWIKERGL